One part of the Eucalyptus grandis isolate ANBG69807.140 chromosome 10, ASM1654582v1, whole genome shotgun sequence genome encodes these proteins:
- the LOC120288679 gene encoding uncharacterized protein LOC120288679, translating to MDNLYKRKIVPDPICPLCKQEVETVEHTLLLCSWTARIWKSEPLQIKVSRTGLTRIDEWLYKMKADPNHTTKFAQIAATLWSIWKDQNNYIFGHHPLQPKQTVFRAAALQENYTKWHQKSKGEPPTSTHINRWHPPTPNSLIINIDASFAPVEVAASDSQANKGTVEHRGAIACICRDSRGHLVDGFAKPVAVSSAEQAEAIAFLETLIFLSNKSQLQLKVFSDSFLLVQSFST from the coding sequence ATGGACAATCTGTATAAGCGCAAGATCGTACCTGACCCGATCTGCCCCCTATGCAAACAGGAAGTGGAAACTGTGGAACACACCCTCTTGCTCTGCTCTTGGACAGCCCGTATATGGAAATCAGAACCCCTGCAAATTAAAGTTTCAAGAACGGGGTTAACAAGGATAGATGAATGGTTGTATAAGATGAAGGCAGACCCAAACCATACCACAAAGTTCGCCCAAATCGCTGCTACCCTCTGGAGTATCTGGAAGGACCAAAACAACTACATCTTCGGCCACCATCCCCTGCAACCGAAGCAAACAGTGTTCAGGGCAGCCGCTCTACAAGAAAACTACACCAAATGGCATCAAAAATCAAAAGGTGAACCACCTACCTCGACTCACATCAACCGATGGCATCCTCCGACTCCAAACTCACTAATAATCAACATTGATGCGTCCTTTGCTCCGGTCGAAGTGGCTGCTTCAGATTCCCAAGCGAACAAAGGAACGGTCGAGCACAGGGGAGCGATCGCGTGCATCTGTCGCGACTCCCGGGGCCACCTAGTCGACGGATTCGCCAAACCAGTAGCGGTCTCCTCTGCAGAACAGGCGGAAGCCATCGCTTTTctagaaaccctaatttttctcTCAAACAAGTCTCAACTCCAACTGAAAGTGTTCTCTGACAGCTTCCTCCTCGTGCAAAGCTTCTCCACTTAG